The following is a genomic window from Doryrhamphus excisus isolate RoL2022-K1 chromosome 3, RoL_Dexc_1.0, whole genome shotgun sequence.
tttttcttgaattttaGTGGAGGAAATTAACGGAAAACGTCAAATCCTTGTCTTCATCCAACAAGGTACGCGATGTCCTGCTACGTCAGAAGGCCTCCTTTGACATCGTTCTTCTGGCCCAGGAAGTGGAGCTGAGGAACTGGAAGGCATGTCTGAAGCATCTTAGTGATATGAGCAGCCGACTTGTTGAGGAAGGTGAAGCGGTGTCCCTCCGAATGCAGACTCTGGGGAATTCTGAGCTGGCAGTGAACACAAGGCCAAGTCATATCATCAGCTGTAAGGACGCTGCAGTGAGCAGGTAGTAGGATTATATGATTTTCATCAATGTAGTTTACCAGTTTTCCCTCCATGACACAGCAATGGCAGGCATTTGATTTCTTGCCGTCTCACTTGTCCAAACACTTTGCACAGACTTCTTCGTATCCTGGATTCAACCCAGGGGGCAGCAGAGCCTTTCCAATCATTCGAAGCACTGGACAAGGCTGCTTGTGACCTAGCAAACAGCCTCCAAGTGTCTCGTGATGCGCTTGCAGCTGCCAGCTGGGAGCAGAACTACTCTGTGGCACAACTGGAAGGCCACTGTGAGGCCCTTCATAGGGCCATGTACACAGAGTTCCAGCAGCTGGTCTTAGGTCCACATGCATGTTCTATGGCCATCACTGACCAAGAAATGCTCTGTCCCAATTTACAGGTGGGTTGGATTTCATTTGTTATGCACAccaccatcttcatcatctctATCAAAGACAATATAATTTGACTCGAagcccttgtttttttcaacagaaatattacatttaaatcaaAAAGCATCAAATCCATAAGAAATATGGCATCTTGTCTCAAGCACTGTTTGGCCACAAAACAGGACTACTaaacaggacaggacaggacaggaaacAACTATATTTCATCCAAGTCTTCAAAATGGCTCCCCTTGATAATAAATTGATCAACAGTCCAATCCAAAAATACAACACTTGATTTAAGAAAAAGGGGGTAATTGCTACACCTGGCCACACAAACATACTTGGCTCAAAAACAGGTTCAACACTTGGTTGAACAAACACGACAgtttatgaaaaaatacagtactaGGCACTGAAAATGTTctattttgtccaaaaatattaTACTTAACTTCAAACAACCAGATTATACCATGAAAATCCAGACCCGCTATATTTTGTTGCAAAAAAGGCATTGTGTAAAAGTTTCACACTTAGCTATACTGTCCCATAAATATACAATAGTTGATTCAAAATATAGTAAACTTTGCCCAAAAATGTTATAGTTTCCCAAGAAACTGCTGACAGCACAAACTACAGTATTTCTACTTCTACTACCAGGAACGGGTGGCACTATGTGGTTTGTCGTGAAACCACACACTGCCACCAACTAAAGATGCACACTTTACAGCTATGGGTTGGACGTTATTTGACAAAACATGATCTTGAGTATAAATGTCATTGAGTGTAATTTCTCTTCCTCTGGCCGCAGGAGATGACCAAAAAACTTGCAGGTGCAGAGTCACAGCTGCATAGTTTGCAACAGGTCATGCAAGAAATCATGAGTCAGGTGAAAGCCAAACGCTCCCAGCTTGAGCGCAACTCCCTCCTCAGACAGGAGAGGGTTCTCTACATCTATTTCCACTTAGACGCCAGACTACTGCGGAAAGTAGTGGAGGATCTGGAGAACAAAATGAAACTGAGGAGTGGACAGCAATAGTGACATCTGCAAGGATGaacctttttgtgtttgttttgctttgaatattgttatgatgcttggtgggtttttttttttgtttgttttggctgtAGTTTCCGAGCTTTCTTGTATTGTCTTTTTTGGCATATGTCATCTAATCAATAAAGTACAACATTTCTAAGCATTCTCATGTGTAAATTATTGAAGAGCTTTTTCTATGTTATTATAGTttaagattgtgtgtgtgtgtgtctcttgtCTTCACTGCTGCCTTTGTTTCTTTTGGTTACTGATAGAGAGAAAACTGAATTATTTTCAATGGAGAAACCCAACAGTGGTCAACTTTCCCAGGCGGCCCAAAGGATCCTAGCTGTTCTCCAGGACCAGAGTAGAGCAGCCAGACGTGGACACTGTAAgtcatacacacatacagtattttgggTGTGTAATCATAGTCGCTGAgtttggtctgttttaatgaaAGTGAGTGTTTTTTGTCTCTTGTTGTTTGTCAGCTGGGAGGTATCCTAGCAACCAGAGGGCGGCGTGTGCTCCCAGCACCAAAAATGAGGaagcaaggatggatggatgctggtaaattacataatatttttttatcttttgtgTTGTGTATAAACAGGTGTCTCGTCTCTCTCACAGCTCCACAAGTACCCTCCTCATTATCCCTCCTCCAAAAGATGAGAGCTTGGATACTTTATTCCCCAGTTCTTGTCGCAATGTGGATCCCACTCTCAAACTAAGCTTTGGGAGTATTCACAACGCATGTACTGCAGGTTTGGAGGCAAATACTGGATGAATGATGCATAAATGATCAACAAGGAGAGACACACGTTTGTGTACAGAGAACGGATCAAATGTGCAAAAAGAAGAGGTCcaaattaaaaatacagaaCATGACAGTGGAAGTGATAGTTCCACAATGTTACAAGCTCAAAGGGGTGTCAAAGGTGTTCAGATAAATGTCCCAGCTGGACCACTGGTGGCCTGTAGACATGATTTTGACAAGTTGCATCACGATACAGGTAAACACCCACATATAGataattatttctatttatgtCACTTCATTATATAGTTTTGACAAATTCAGTAAAATGTGTGTTGTGCTAGTAATATGCAGCATTGGCCGTTAGAGGGCGACACACTAATACGTAAGTAGTTCACATTTTCAAAGTTTACAGCCCCTCAAAAACAGCTGATGTCTACTGCAGATACGTATGTTTCGTTTTTGACATGTTCTTTTATATTGTTTAAAGTTTAGTTCTCTACTTTACAATAATGGTATTTCAAAATAGCACATTTTAGACCTGTAAATATCACACCAAACTGACACCATGATAGGTTTGCCTCGGGTTAGAGGCAGAATCTCATGCCTATTTGCCTCATGGTTTCAACTGCAtgaaaagccatatttagaaggtcacaaagAGGTTTCctatattctatttatatagaaggaatcctactttgaggaaatACACTTATCACGGTCACATCTGGCATGGatgaactgtgataaatgagggataacTCTGTGTGTTTGTATCTGTATATAACCTTAGCAAGATTTTATGGAATGTGCTGACCTTGTCCTGCTACTGCggacactcacacacatgctTATGTAACCTTGTTGCTTCATTGGTTCCAGGCATGTCtgtaaagtcatgatattaccTCCTCTTCTTGCAGAATGCCCTGTGCCAATGCCGCTGCATGGGAATGCCCAGCAGCAAGTGAGTATCTGTGAAAAAGCTTGTTGTGTTTAGTACTTAGTTGATGGCTGCTATGGAGAGGTTTAGGGTTCAAAGACAATAGTGTCTTGCAGCAGAAGGGAATGCAAAGATGGTGATGGAAATGCAGCTACAATCAGAAGTGGACTCAAGGCTGTTGACCATTTCAGAATTATCTATGtggattttgacattattcagACAATGACACTTCAATGTAAGGTTGTCCGATATAAATGGTACACAATAGAAAGTATACACATTTGGCCTACAACAGACGTGTACATCATTGATGTAATGTAGTGTGCTATATCTAATGTGGCTATTATCATCATCACTTGAGGAATAGCTAAACATGCAACACCGAGCAACCATGCTAACCGGCAAGCTAGTGTGAACATAAAGTAGCAAAACAACAGATGAATAAAtgcttggtattcttggtatatTTTGTACAGTTGCcgagagtttcagctaaaatgaaaggaaaggtatacagaACTGTGGTGAtatcagccatgttttttggtCTAGACGCTGAGGGAAAGacaagaagcagaactggaggtagcagagatgagaatgctgagtttctcattgggagtgaccaggatggataggatcaggaacgagtacatcagagggacattacatgttagaggccagactgagatggtttggacatgtccacaggagagatagtgaatgcattggtagaaggatgctgcctcacagctaggagacccgagttcaatcccaccctcggtcatttctgtgtggggtttgcatgttctccccgtgcatgcgtgggttttctccgggtactccggtttcctcccacattccaaaaacatgctaggttaattggcgactccaaattgtccataggtgtgaatgtgaatgtttgtctgtctatatgtttTTTCTCTTGTGTAGGTTGACACTGGAAGCAGCACAGCCATGTCTCGCCTTCCAAACATGTCATTGCAAGACTCCAAAGCCCTAGATGGACAACAATGCAGCAGTCAGCCTTCATCCCAGAATCCAGTTTTGCCTGTCTCCTTGAAGAGGACGCTTGAGTTGCTTCACAATGAAATCCCTACCCCCAAAATCTGCCGGCGTATGCCCCCTTCCTCTCAGCATCCAGCAACGTCATCCATGGAAGCATCAACAAACCACTTGCGTAAACCGCCACAGAAGACAACTGGTCTGTGTGCTCTGCAACAAAAACATCGGGTCAATGACTGTGCTCCTAACAACTCAAAACCAGGCTGGCTGGCCACTATCTTGACCTCGGAACCTAAAGTGAAGGATGCAGAGACGCTGAAACTAGATGAGAAAAGACAAATGTTTGAGATGGTTCGGCAGGCTCGTGCACTACTGCTGACCATGGTGTACCGAGATGGGAGCACTCAGTTACACTCAGGGCCTGTAAGTTGATATATGACATGTTATACTGTATTTACCGCATGGATACATTCATGCTGGGTCTTCTGCACAGAAGGTCACTCTGCCAGTGTGCGGCCTCCTCCTACTTCTTAAGAATGATCTGGACAGCAGCAAACAGCAGGACTCACTCAGCCACAAAGACCTACTGCTCTACCTAAAAATGGACAGCACCCCGACATGGGCCCAACAACATGCGGACCACATGCACAGGACTTTCACCAGGTGATGTTTGCATGCCTCCTCGTCTCTGtgttacatttttgtttaaaaaaaatatttgtgcgCCACAGAGACCTGCTGCTACAGGTGCTGTCTCGATCCCGAGTGGCTGTGTGCTACAAAGCCAAGGATATGCTTTGCATGGCTCTGCAGCTGTACAGACAGGACATAAGCTGGAAACAAGGCAAAGCATGCCAATATGATACCATGCCTTTATGTATCATAATACCATTTGTTACCCTGAATGACCTGTGTTTGGCCTAGTGTCAGGTTGGCATATCCAGGACCCTCAAGTGTCAGGGTGGCTCCTGGACCCTGCAGATCCTTGCTCCACCTACCAGGACCTTCTTAACAAACATTTAAGGGCATCACATTCAGCACCTGCCCAGAGTATTGCACAGgtaagtttcactgacttacaTGAAAAGCTTATCAATTCCAGAAGAATATAGCGAGCAGAAACATCTCCAGGGGAAGGATCATCTCCAAGTGCCATATGACAAATGTCATATGTGACATGTGACAGCTGACAAGAAGACATGCCAGAATATGCACAAATGCTATGAACTGATTGTGGTACACGCATGAAACATAATGTGACGTGCATGCATGTGCAATTAGGCGCATGCCACAATGGGGCCTGTTGACACATGATGTGTCGCAGTGCTACACACAGCAattactatacagtatattctgtGATGAGACGTTCATATCATCAAACGACATGACACCACTATTTCTGAGATTCTAGTGTTTTTAGTAGCCTTTGTGGTTGTGTATGCAGCATTGCGCAACTTACAAAGTAAATGACCATATTTCTGGCATTTTTATTGCATATTTGCCAACATGTGCCCATTCTGCtgattgcaaaaaaaaggtAGTCAAATGCAATAACTGCAACATTTATGCTACTGTAATGTTTCTAATGTCTTTTCCTTTTTAAAGAGAAATACATGAATGACTTACTAAGTACAGTTGTCATCACTACTAATAAGGGGCATGCTGagaattacacatttttttacgtttttactGCTTTCTTATCAGAGTGCATGCTGGCAATTAAGGACATTGGCACAATGTAGTCATTCTCTGTTTTCCAGGTCGTCTCTGACCTCTGCTCCCTCTACTGGCTCAACGTGGAGCTGTGTTCTAAACTCCAGGTTAGAACTGGATTGTTTCTACCTTGTACATTCTATCTATTTCACACACATCCCACTCAtttactgcatgtgtgtgtccagAGCCGTGGTCTTTGGAAGCTGTACTCAGACGTGGAGCTGAACATGATTCCTGTTCTGGCAGGTGACTTCTCCATTGGTTTCTCAGGAGGGGTACAATGACAGAGTTTCTCATTTCTGTCCTTCAAGGTGCAATTTACTGGTTTAATTACCGGTACTAGACTTCAGAGTGCTCTAAAATCAAGTATTAAGCACACACAAGAAGTACCTCACCAAGCACCTACAGTATGTGCCACCCCCATCCTAAGTCATTGTACCCCAAACAGTACACTGGTGATAATCTATAAACTTTATAGCATAATTAAAACACTGATGATGATCTGCTTGTGTTGTTTCAGCAATGGAGAGCTATCACATTCATGTGGACAAAGAAGTTATTAAGAAAATGTCACGCCTGCTGGGGGTAAGCAAAGATGTagagtgctgtgtgtgtgtgtgtgtgtgtgtgtgtgtgtgtgtgtgtgtgtgtgtgtgtgtgtgtgtatacacacacaatttcaGTGTCCAAAGCATAacaattatgtaaaaaataccgtattttccacatATTAAGGTGCACAATGCgacttataatgcggtgcgcatTATGTGTGCACTGAGTTACAAAGTCTGTAAAAATGTGCTACTTCAGCAAGCACTCTgctttattgactttattgacTGGCAGACCATTTCCCACCGTCACAGGgacgtatgtatatgtacgcTGGCAATGATAAACCAATCACAGAACAATACGTAATACGTAAACCCCCCATAGGGAGTCTGTCAACAGGGACTCACTCCTCActgagccgagttctggtcagattttggtgctgaggaaagtagttccaagTAGTTGCTGGGGACAAAGAGTTTGGCTCCTAAAAAGTATAATACATTTGCTTCACAAAAACGGctactctaaaaaaaaatcagacctcacaaattgCTCAGCATTATTTTCTCTGCCGTCgtatcacttttacacacacattttacacactGGGGATTTACaaccaaatatattttaaacattttgataaaAATATGTTGAACTCTTACAATGGATATTTATTCACTATTATATGCTAGCAATGGTAGATATAACAAAAAATGGTACAAACGATAATTTAAAATCAAGATTATCAAGAGgcagggtaaaccctggactggtcgccagtcaatcgcagggcacatatagacaaacatacatgctCTATTGACAATTtagaatcaccaattaacctaacatgcattatttttggaatgtgggaggaaaccggagtatcctgAGAAAACTATAGTGTCAGTCTTTATCAGAAACAAACCCGCTTACATCCTCTCGTAagatgttgttttgttgtgagtCTATAAATGGAATGAAAAGTATTTTCTTCCaagtgcgtgtgtgcgtgtgtgtgtgtgttagtatcAATGTCTGCCTCGGCCAACATGCACACAGCAAGTGCTGAGTCGGGTGTGTTTGCATGAGCTTTACCGTCAAGGTCACCTCTCCTCCTTCCAAGGCtgcatctttgtgtgtgtgtgtgtgtgtgtgtgtgtgtgtggtttccacTACTGAGGGGCTTGTATTTAATATTGATGACACAGTCTGGCACTTCCTTTAGGGCGATAAAAAGAACATATTTTACCATTTGGGCACTGCCAGCTCTATCTTGTTTCACCACCAGTCGATTCTCCTCCTCTCATGATTATCTGTCAAATGTGTTCTATAGGTGTTCTATATGTTGCTGCCACTCAGgctgtattgttttttaattgtatttgtctTCATCAGGCAAAGATGAAGCAGTTGGAGCAAGAGGCCCATCGAGCTGCTGGACAGATGTTCCTCATTACCAGCAACACTCAGCTGAGAACCGTCTGTATCCTAACATATATatcaggtgtgtgtgtatgtgtggattacatatattttttccccatcaacTTAAAAGGTTCTGTTTGAAAAGCTGCGTCTTCATGAGCGCTGTAAAAACAAGAGGCTTCCCAGAACTCTCAGCACACAGCAGCAATCCACATCGGAAGCCACagtacaacacatacaaaacacaCTTTCTACGTAAAATGCCACTGTAATATAACATGTTTTCTTGACTATCTTCTCTCTGTGATACAGCTGCTGCAGCTTCAGGATCTGCATCCTCTGCCAAAGATTATTTTAGAATACAGACAGGTGTGTCCCCATCCTTGCCTCAATATGACTATGTACATATTTTACTTAAATTTCACAGTAAATATTGTCTACATTGTTCCCCTAGGTCCACAAAACCAAATCTACTTATGTTGATGGGATCCTTTCAAGCATGATGGGAAAGGTGAGCTGTTATAATGAGGTGCATCTCaaataagaacaaaataagTCAATTGTCAACTTTCCCTCAGGACTACATttcttccacatggtcgcagaCCTGTGCGGTGACAGGCAGAATCTCCTCAAAGCACCCAGTAAGCACCAGCCTCACACCACCAAAGCACCGTGTCCTACTTGCACTTGGTTGTATTTCTTTTCAACCCGGAAATAGTTGTATGCACTGAATCCAGTTGATCCATCCATGATGTTGAACCAAGCATTTTTACAATTACATAATCCAGCATgtctaaaattattattgaatcctacccttTCTGCATGAGTACCTGGATAagcccacgcatacacggggagaacatgcaaactccacactaaGCTGCCCAATTGGAGTTTTGAACCCTCAGTCTTCTgtgtgaggccaacatgctaacactccTCCACAATGTGACCTCATAATGccttattattaaataataaaattcataATCCGGATAGTGACAAGTTTGGACAATTCCAGTATGTGCAGTTTTTTTGGCTGACCAATCCGGAAGCAGAATCCTGTCTTACGTAAACCCTGGTGGGTGCACAAGTTCACTTCAATTCACTCTCAATTTCAAATGAGGAGTGTTGCAGAGCTGGTAGCTTTCATCTGCGTCGAGCTCAATTGAGGTAAATCCTGTCAGTGTGTTACAAAAGGGCTGCCGAGGCTATTCTCTGcagaggaaaaatgaaaaatcccCAGTTTGATCTGTTTTTATCTCCTGGAAGTCAAAAGGAATCTTTCAGGATGGAAAAAAACGCAGTATTGTTTTGCTGTTAAAGCAATGTTTGGTCTTTGTCCAACAAGAGTACCAGCAGGCATCCCTGGATTCAAAGAGGCAGCAACTGATGGCTGCTCTGGGACGTAGTGCCCCAAGCCTCAGGCACCTGACTGTATTTGATGGCTAGCTAAGCTGCGAGTGTTGCATCCTTGCACCAGTCAGTGCGGCTAGAgctcggtgtgtgtgtttttttttttttttttttttttactgcagtgTGAAGTGAAtcaggatgtgtgtgttttatttgtgcATATGTTCCGTGATGAGTCGGTAATTGGTACACAGTGACTGAGTTACCTCACATAACTCCCATGAGCATCAATTCTGCTCCATCTGTTGAACAAGCGAGCCAGTCAACTTTACATtcatccaatttatttatttatttttttacccctCCTGCACTGATTCATGCTTTTTTTCATGATTCACACTCTCAGCTCACACTTTAAACTCCAcaggcgtgtttgtgtgtgcccATACTGTTGTGCTGTATATCCTTTCCTCTGTCCACACCCTGCCTCTGCAGTCCTTTTTTTACAGCCCTCCCTCGCCTCTGTCACTCCCTCCCTATTGCTgctgaataataaataagtgaTGGAAGCAGAGTATTTCCCCCCACTACTCTTCTATCTGGATGACACAAAAGTACACTCACTCTAGGGGTCAAACCCACCGCATACTGACCTTGCAGGAATGGAAACGGTTTCATCCATGCATATGCTTTCTTCATCAGCATCCTTCTtgtattctctctctctcgctctctttctcacacgcacacacattctTCTGACACATTCTCCCGAGGATGTATGCAGGGAGATTATCACCGATTGAAATGGAACTGCTGAGTTTCCTTTTTTCTTACATTAGAGAGTGTGTAATGTGACTGATCACTTTGCTGTTTAGCTTCCTCTGCAAGAAAATAACAGCCCATGTAACTGTGTGTGTCTATTTCAGCATTTTCTCTGATTACTCTGTGGCTTGATGCAACACGAGCTAATGATGAGACCATCACTGATCCTATTTTAAGACGAGAATCTCTTGAGTGTTCTAATTAAAATATGCCCAGGGTCGTATAGTATATATGTTGCTTAAAGGTGTGAATTCAATGCGTCAGGTAAATTAATAGCGCTctgatgtttttatatttactatttgTTTCCTCCGAACTAGAACTTCCAGGCCCTCCCAAGACAGCCGCTGAGGATCAGCAAGAGACAATACATACACGGTAAGGTGCACAATGCTTAAAACTCAGaatctgctgcttttttttatgcataGTTTTCAGCTACAACAACTGGGCCAACTGAGAGATGAAATTATTTTCAGTATACACATGGGGATAGGGGAAATGAATTGACTAATTTGTGGATGAATTAAAGTTCAAATAATTCCCCTGATCTGTTGCCAGGACTGGACCACATTGACGAGCTGTCACTATAGCTGGCAGTACTGGCCACACTCAGCTCTTTTGCTCTTTGTAGTGATTCATAGGCGCTAACATCAGCACCTCTGCTCTCCACAGAGAGCTCCTTGTCATCAAATCCTCCTCTCCATCAGCATCCATCCCTCTGTCACGTCAGCCTTCTTGGGCTGTGTCAGCACAGACGGATGATGTTTTGTAGCATGTCATTAcccttttttctaatatttagcATCTCCCGCTCAGACTGACATATGCATACTGAGCCAGATGTAGTGTCCACTTACATGATGTTCAAACATGTACGTATGTGTCCCTGAACACCAAACAGGAGGAGACTAGCATTTCCCTTACCTGTTTGCACCAATTTTGAGAGATGTGGTCAGGCTtcaagtttaccattttcatgACATGAAGGAAAAACCTTTCTTGTGGACACGATACCATCTCAGACCCACTCCATGTATACGCCCCCCAACAAACAGGCTTTGCTAAACATCTTAAATCCAGCCATCAGCCAGTTACAGATGTGGGTCAGCTctaagtttgatcatttttttgttttttcagtgAACTGGCAAACCTAGCATGGTGTTGCTGTTTcaactgtaatgttagcattgtagctcacTTTTAGctaatctccaagagaaatgcTAGTGTCCTGTCGCACtccttaatgttatgttgttgtgATATTTGACATCTATTATGTTGGACAAGTACAGAGTTACAGTATACATTTACAAAGTGCACTGTACCATAGGCATAGACTAACACGCCGCAAAATGCACTTTCAAAACGGTCTAAATTCCATCATTAAGGCTACATTTTGGACAACACATTTCCAGAAAATTTGTGGGAACTCTGAGACTTATTTAAAATCTGTTTCAAAACATGGGACCTTTGACAATGGAATTTAAGGGGTCGTGTTTGTTCTTCACAGGAAATGAGGAAGAGGTGGTGACTGTTCATCCTCGGGCCATGTTCATTCCTCAAGACGGCTGGACCTTTGTTGCTGCAGGTAGAGCCAACATACTTGCTGTGAGATACAACAGGGAGGCAGTGACAGTGTGTCGCACGCTTACATAAGTAGGGTTACAAAGAggacagaacacacacacacggtagaGTTTCACTACCCACTTTGCACCAGCAGGCCAACACATGCCCACACAAGCATGCTCACACATGCTGAAGAGTCAGAGGccatgttgccatggaaacaacaATGGCCTTGACTGGCCATTCTCTCGCCACGTCCTTCACAAACTTGTGTGTGATGGAACTATCCCTTGCCATTGTCCCGAGGAGAAGTTCAACTTGGAGGCACGTCAACCGATATTAATGGTGTGAGAGAAATGGTttgtcacaacataaacactcACTAACTAGTTTGTTCCTTGAGATCTCCTGCATGTTTGATAGTGTTATTCAATTAATTCCAATACTGACAATTAAAACGGGATCTTATTATCTTTTTAAAGGCACAATTTATGATGCATCTTTTGTTTTGTACCCCATGAGTGCACCTGATGATTGTCGATAGTTAGTGATATAAAAATTCTCATCATTATCGTTTGTACATTATTATAGTCTATTCCGCTTGCAGGAACACCCCAGAACACATACATCCTCCAATATGTTCTATGAGCCTGTCGGCCATTCTTGGAGGAAATTTGATCtgactcataaaacattaatggGATGATATCTTTAGAAAGAGCTTGTCTCCTCATCACTTTATTCCCGTCCTCATCCTCTTTTTGTATTTCATCTCAACAGACTATATTTGGTTGTGATGGTTTTGTGTGTGATTAATGAAAATGTATCTTTGAGCATTgttgaaatactgtacataaaatggTAAATTAACCGGGGCCATCTTTTCAGACTTCTGCCAAGTCGAGCTGCGACTCCTGGCGCACTTCTCCTCTGACCCTGAGCTACTCCGCATCTTTATCAATCCTGGTGCCGACATCTTTGCCATGCTGGCCTCTCAGTGGTGCGTctacctctctctctcacacacacacacacacacacacaaagtttcTCTTATCTGAAACGGTCAAACTTAGCAACCCCCGTTGCCATGACGACCACGCTAACTGCATCACTTGCCCTCTGTCCTCCATGGGCGGGACACCCCTGAGCTAGTGTGCTTTTTGAAGTATTTTGGTGCGATTGTGCTGTCTGTATGTGCGTGGGTGCACGTGTGTGTAAGTGCTTGCAGTGCACTCACGTTTAGACATTAACAGCACCAGTGTGTCTTCCAAGTGATCTCACTTTTCATAAATGGACCGATATCACCGCATATCCCTTGTGATGACTCCTTTTCTCCCTCTCTCCTTTTCTTGATTACTACCCACAAGTGCCCTCATCTTTTCCCCGTCATCCTCTAATCCCCTCTGTCATT
Proteins encoded in this region:
- the poln gene encoding DNA polymerase nu isoform X5 → MRKQGWMDAECPVPMPLHGNAQQQVDTGSSTAMSRLPNMSLQDSKALDGQQCSSQPSSQNPVLPVSLKRTLELLHNEIPTPKICRRMPPSSQHPATSSMEASTNHLRKPPQKTTGLCALQQKHRVNDCAPNNSKPGWLATILTSEPKVKDAETLKLDEKRQMFEMVRQARALLLTMVYRDGSTQLHSGPKVTLPVCGLLLLLKNDLDSSKQQDSLSHKDLLLYLKMDSTPTWAQQHADHMHRTFTRDLLLQVLSRSRVAVCYKAKDMLCMALQLYRQDISWKQVSGWHIQDPQVSGWLLDPADPCSTYQDLLNKHLRASHSAPAQSIAQVVSDLCSLYWLNVELCSKLQSRGLWKLYSDVELNMIPVLAAMESYHIHVDKEVIKKMSRLLGAKMKQLEQEAHRAAGQMFLITSNTQLRTVLFEKLRLHERCKNKRLPRTLSTQQQSTSEATLLQLQDLHPLPKIILEYRQVHKTKSTYVDGILSSMMGKDYISSTWSQTCAVTGRISSKHPNFQALPRQPLRISKRQYIHGNEEEVVTVHPRAMFIPQDGWTFVAADFCQVELRLLAHFSSDPELLRIFINPGADIFAMLASQWKGVTEQEVTSEDREHAKHIVYSLVYGAGRERLSTILGVSMEQAIQFQNAFLQTYGEVQSFIQTTIQQSHKQGYVCSIMGRRRILHNINSSNWGIRMQAERQAVNFVLQGSAADLCKMAMIRVFNLVSSSSLLSARLIAQLHDELLCEVEESQVQEFAALVKSTMESLQHIDHLGIHLKVPLKVAVSSGKSWGSMSELHIPPTAPFF